In a single window of the Nicotiana tomentosiformis chromosome 8, ASM39032v3, whole genome shotgun sequence genome:
- the LOC104119189 gene encoding uncharacterized protein — protein MANPPWDSLQLVSEPTILSCSSDRQKTMDSGRAQNQLEQQIQAFMARSNRKIQHLAERYHHLSRTFHSSSNQYEAQRLESEQWISDGPYANHQYAGANTHCYRESSGVEQYHKNLYAYTYPHPYYRPDLSCNPYGVEYCHGDSRTCPYQVPYAYHFDGNYLGSYFVQLGNGSVVLVTAAPTTPTYRDEQTVLTKFRKNRKKRRYLNVCSGRIEKHKKHPGSKRNAGKMHHLGILFDEYHLSYFGKVGKTYFHKRINLFGTSTLCNDVEVHEDEEETSVNCDACALLEIEVKEEGSSVEDQVLDESSHTNETLEISPNEITTCNASPVIPFFTKYVLAFTIEDQNALKLEDEGEEKPSPIENEGAEAYENKVCIVFDECPQRDETELQAEFWSTRTKKNSNYSESLTWYEVHNLLRACNGNLDTTTLIENLTRYSANSTQIPLSMVLFGPIFYYRHEGSYHQSIFLFVSATIQFDNCRDHLIVEMLGLLNHHKFARVVFLLFAVWRTVNWGFYLDLNTALISVVTMQLKWTDVCLTGGVYLCAMALFPHSIH, from the coding sequence ATGGCGAATCCACCGTGGGATTCGctacaattggtatcagagccgacgATTCTCAGCTGTTCATCGGATAGACAGAAAACTATGGATTCCGGCAGAGCACAAAATCAGTTAGAGCAGCAGATTCAAGCTTTTATGGCTAGATCGAACAGAAAAATTCAGCATTTAGCAGAACGATATCATCACCTTTCCAGGACCTTCCATAGTTCATCAAATCAGTATGAGGCTCAAAGATTGGAGAGTGAACAATGGATTTCCGATGGCCCGTACGCAAATCATCAGTATGCCGGTGCAAATACACATTGTTATCGAGAATCCTCTGGAGTTGAGCAGTACCATAAAAATCTGTATGCGTACACTTACCCTCATCCATATTACAGACCAGACCTGAGTTGCAATCCCTATGGCGTTGAGTATTGCCATGGTGATTCGCGAACTTGTCCTTACCAGGTTCCATATGCTTATCATTTTGATGGTAACTATCTGGGTTCCTATTTTGTTCAGTTGGGTAATGGTTCTGTAGTGTTAGTGACAGCTGCTCCAACTACTCCTACATACAGAGATGAACAAACAGTATTGACAAAATTCAGGAAGAATAGGAAGAAGAGAAGATACCTTAATGTCTGCAGTGGTCGTATCGAAAAACACAAGAAACATCCTGGAAGTAAACGAAACGCTGGTAAAATGCACCACCTTGGAATCCTCTTCGACGAATACCATCTAAGTTACTTCGGAAAAGTGGGCAAGACATATTTTCACAAACGCATCAACTTGTTTGGAACATCCACTCTCTGCAACGACGTTGAAGTACATGAGGATGAAGAAGAAACTTCTGTTAACTGTGATGCATGTGCGTTACTGGAAATTGAAGTTAAAGAGGAAGGAAGTTCAGTGGAAGACCAAGTGCTTGATGAAAGTTCTCACACAAATGAAACTCTGGAAATTAGCCCTAATGAGATCACAACGTGCAATGCAAGTCCCGTGATTCCATTTTTCACCAAATACGTTCTTGCCTTTACCATTGAAGACCAAAATGCTTTGAAACTAGAAGATGAAGGTGAGGAAAAGCCATCACCGATAGAAAATGAAGGTGCTGAAGCTTATGAAAACAAGGTATGCATAGTGTTTGATGAATGTCCTCAAAGGGACGAAACTGAACTACAAGCTGAGTTTTGGTCAACAAGAACAAAGAAGAATAGTAATTACTCGGAATCATTGACTTGGTATGAGGTACACAATCTTCTCCGGGCTTGCAACGGAAACTTGGATACCACTACATTGATCGAAAATCTCACCAGATATTCTGCTAATTCAACTCAAATTCCCCTTTCGATGGTTTTGTTTGGCCCTATTTTCTATTATAGGCACGAAGGGTCGTATCATCAATCAATATTTCTATTCGTATCAGCTACTATTCAGTTTGATAATTGTAGGGACCATTTGATTGTTGAGATGTTGGGACTTCTTAACCACCATAAGTTTGCACGTGTGGTTTTCTTGTTATTCGCTGTTTGGCGTACTGTTAATTGGGGATTTTATCTTGATCTTAATACTGCCTTGATCAGTGTTGTTACAATGCAATTGAAATGGACTGATGTTTGCTTGACTGGTGGTGTTTATCTTTGTGCAATGGCTCTTTTTCCACATTCGATTCACTGA